GGACAGACAGAGGTGTGCGAGTCTGCTTCAGCCAGACACCAGCGGCCCCCGTCCCACCAGCGGCCCCCGTCCGTGCTCGTGTTCAGAGTCAACCGTGCATCAGTAACATCTCAGCTTGAATGAGGGTGGCTCTTGTGCAGGCGTCCGATTCTGTGCTTTCCTCCCCTCCCTGAGGTAACGTGACTTAGTCCAGCAGGCCTACTGCAGCAGTGGATCAGCAATCTCTCCAACCAGCCACTGTGTCAGTCAGACACCATCAGTGACTCGACTGCACTTGGCTCCTCAGTGCAGGCACGTCAAGGGCCAGCTAAGCACTGTGCTAAGAGCAGAGCTCCACTCCCAAGTTTACAAAGGGAGCTAGCGGAAGAAAGTAACATGTTACCTTATCCATGCCGAGCACAGTGCAGAGGGAGTGGCCATGGCCTGCCGGGCTGAGTTGGCATTCACTGTTGCTTAGCAGCTAAAGTCCCTCTTTTATGAGGGAATGCATCAGGCGGCTTTTTAGTGAGGGATAAGTGACCAGGGGAGCAGAATGATGGGAGGCCTAGGTGCAGGAGAATGTTGAACTACCACTACTTTTAAATGGTAGATCGCAACCAGAATATGCATAGAAAAGTCCTCCACTGACATCGTCACTGTCTGATGACACGGCCTCATGTTGTACACAAACAGGTCAACACATGATCCTTAGACTACAGCAGTGGTGTGACACCAGAGTCTAAGACCCCTAAGACCCATGCTATTTCTGCTTAATCTATACAAGGGCACTGACACTGGGAACCTACAGTCTAATCTTAACTGGAGAAAAGATAAATCATGTTATGGGGTAGGCTTATTATCTCCTCAAGAATTAGTCTTATATCCTGTACAATACGTTATTTAGTAGGTCTACTTATGTAATGTTAGTATTTCATCATTGCTCTTCACGTACCACTGTTAACAAGTATGCAGATGTTATGTAGCAGCAAAGTGATGTTCATTTTCAACAGAATTTAGAAAAGTCTTTAGACTCTCCAGTCCAAGACTCAGATATAAAACGTAGGTGAtgcatgtctatgaagattctcagtcatccaggtcatagttatccaacgaaggttaaaatcaagggcaactggacttggttgaagaagttttccagtatcttcaaccaagtccagttgcccttgattttaaccttcgttggataggTGATGCATGTTGCCACCTACACAGTATTGCTCTGAAAGCATacaacacattcaaaacaagtGGGGTGACCGACCAAAATCCCTCTGATACACAAGACTCACAGTAAACTGCCAACTACTGTGTGTTTTGAGATTCAAGACTATACTGCCTCgtcaatttattcatttattatcaaCATCACCGTTTGAAATGAGACCTCACCGAGTACCTCAGTTAATCTTTATCAATGCTAGTAacaggcatgcaaactggtcAGGGGTAAAAAAGTTGAGAAAGATACGcaagcagataaacacacagactgtgtCAGAGGGGTCTGTTTAAGCTTACATGTTTGTATAGATAACTTTCAATTGTGTACTGCAACAAGATAAAGATACTGACACACAACGGTGTCACTTTATGTTGAAAAGCgatggggacataagggctcagattgtGTGACGATGAACTGAACCCCCAACccgaaaaaaaaatattttctcattggATCGGCACAGATCATGTAGGTGACCCATATTAGTTTCAAAACTGCGAAATTCGCCGAAAGGTGAGGAGTTTGCATGCCTGTAGTAAAGCCTTCAACTTTCtttataaaatttaaaacagaGGGATAAGCAGAACAGTGGTTCTCCATTTCTGAAGACCCTCAGGCATTCTGCAGAAAGCCTCAAATGGGTTTTGTTGCCTTTACCTGGTTGACtggacatttctgtataatacAGTGAGCAGGTATGAGTAGCAGGCACAGCCATTAAAAACCCGGGCACATAGCTGCCCCACACTACAGCAGGGCAGCAGGTCAAGCTGGAGGATTCCTGACAACATACCACAGGGACAACACAGCCGTCTGTAAAGCACTGGGGGACAAAAACCACACCGACAAGCCTAGTTAGAAGAACAGTGTGGCACTGttataatatcagtcagtctgctCCAGCAAGGAGAAATGGCCAAGCCTTTCAAGACAAGACAAAGCTGTGGGCCTATGTGATCTAGTGAAAAACAGAGGCATGTTAGATGAATCTGCAGCTGTGCAAATGTGTCCTGGTTAGCTCTTCATTCAGTTAGCCTAATCTCTGacgcacactgcacacacatgtCCAGGGGgtggacaacaacaacaaacaataacaacaaactaATTAAATTGGACCTTTAGTTAAGAATATTTGACAAGCTGCTtttttccaaggtcaagaattgAGCTCAATCTGAAATATTGTGCTGGAGAGTAAACTATATTCTATAGTAACCTTTGGGAACAGTGTTTATGGTGTACTTTACAGCATGGTTTCATAAGGCGTTTCACCTTGCAATATGCCGCACAACTCCACAAGGatattgacatttttttaaagttgcaCACAAGACACACAGGAATGCACAGTCACCAAGTTAAATTTGTGTATTTAAAGccaaaaaaacatgaatcaatgtaacgttagctgcgtGTATTTGTACCTCATTCCTCCCTGCCCCCTCTGACACATGATCATTGGTACAACATTTTCTGATCAAAACAACTACCCCCTGCGCTTGACTGGATTTCCCCTTTGCGAGGCCTCCTCCAGTCAGTTAGGCATGTAATTAGATCAGGAGTAAACATAGTATGCAGCTAAAAATAGCAAGGAAAAAGTCCTTAAATGGTTTAAAAACACTACCCCTGGGACATCATTAAAAGATAAGGAAATAAGATGATATTACTATTGACCCGGTGTTCGCCAACATCAGCAGTCTTGAATACAGTTACAATCCTGACGGACTAACGTTAATATTATGGTTACCACTAACGATATGAATTTCAACGGTTGAATAACAAAGAGCGGTTCACAGGAGAACAAAGTCAAacgttaactaacgttagctcagtGTTAACTAGCTAAACACAGAGTTTGGCGCTAACGGTAATCTGTTCTGTTGACAGGAGGTAAATTAAGCAATATTTTTTGGTACCATAAACAACTACAGTAGTGAAATAATAAGGTATTAAACTGCCTCACCTTCTGCCCAACATTCAAGACAATACTTGTAGTGGTCAAGTTAGATCATAGAAAGCACAGTAGTTCGACATAAGAAACCCGACTCAGCGCTGGACTGATGGCTCGTTAACGTTACCTGTCACAGGACCAAGCAGCACAGACAGGATCACACTGCTGACGAAGTCCTAATGAACAATTACTTTCAcctgttgttttcctttctcACACTGTCATCTTTCATTCACAACAGACTGGCCATGACCGAGTTCAGCTCATGTTGTCCCGCAGAAGCGATGAACAAGTGTCGTTTCTTGACCTTTGACCCACCATGATGAGTTGGCCTCCCCACACAATCAACGGTTAGACATAGAAGATTCGTTTTAATCAGTTAATAAAAGAATTGTCTTCGTCAGTTCAGCTCTAATGTCCAAAATGAAAGCCACACGTGTCataacatttcttttgttttcctgtaGAGATCAACCACTTGATACCATCCgattttattatttgaaatCCAGATGCACAATAGTTAAATAATTACATGATAGTAAATCATATGCCAGGATGCAAATCTATGTACAATGTAAAAAGTGCATTGTGTTAACAGAAAGAACATGGGCACACTATCAGAGGTAAAAGGTCAAAAGAAGCCTCCGGTCAAGGTGGGAAAGGGAGAATTCTCTCAAAAATCagacttgatttaaaagaaactACCTCTTTTCAATCACTACCATCAAtcaaatgtacaatatttatttgtatgatcaCATCTCTCTTATTTTACAACATCAATTTTAGAACATACTACTGTGCTTGGCGTAAAACATGAAGGAAATCAGTAAAAATCTCTTTCTGAACAAAAAGGGCTTGTCTCATTCATGAGACACCACCAATATGGTTCGTTAGACACTTGTCACTTTAGACATACTATACACTGCATCGGTTTTGTTGaaaatttgttttcagttatATAACAGAGAACCAGACACTGTATTGTGGGAGTCCTTCATGGATCtgcaacacactgtaaatgCTACCTTCACACGCATGTCTCTGTTGACAGCAAATGAAAAGCAGGACAATAACAAAGCAATCTTTGCTTTCTTTGTGGTTCATCCCGGAATCTGTCTGAATGGATTAATTACATAGATAGGTGCGGGACAGTATCACAAACTGATACATCAGGCCACTGAGTGCAGGAGACAGGATGAATGTACCAGACTAGTATATGACAAGATTATTGTATCAGTTTTAGGCCACATGGCTGCTGTCCATTAGTGTGGGTATGAGATGGGTCTCCCTGTCCAGAAGGCAAGTCAGTGTGCACACTATCAAAGAAGCGACGGgcgaggaaggaggaggaacagCATTTGTCTTCTGGGGATGTTGACGCTAGAGGAGTAAAGGAAGGaaagttgttttccttttgCATCCATTGGCAGGCAAAGTTGAACAGGCGATTCCCCggctcttctttttctccttctcttttaaACCCAGCTCTCCTCTCATTATTTGACACAAGAGGGCCAGCTGAGGCCTCCACAGGCAGCAGAAACGATAATGTAAAGGACCACCTGAAACGAGCGCAGACACAGAGTTCAATGATTAATCACACAGTGAGAACATACAGTCGCGACACACAGGAGGAATTCCTTCAAGCGATGCTGAAGAACCCTCTTATGATACTAGTTAATGATTTATACAGGACAGCCGAGCCTCATCATAGCTGGAAATTAaaacagtagtagtaatagtaagtAATGACTGTATCCCACAAATAACCAGCATCTCACCAATTCCCCACTCTGCACGTACTCACCAGGCACACCAGCACAATGACAACAGTCAGCTTGAGGTTCTTCATACACATGGCTCTTGCCAGGTTACGACTTGTGGTCTTGAATGTGACCGACTAAAACATAGTAGAAGGAGAACGTAACGTCAGTGACAATATTTGTGGATGAGAGATTGATTCGACTACTGTCAAAATCTAAACTTGTATACAGCCAATTATCAAGTATCAGAAAACAAGTAGGACGAACGGCCTGCAACCACACGTCTTTAAACTCACCGAATCAACCAGATTTTCTGTCTTGTCAATCAGCAACTCCAGCTTCTCTCCCCTCTGAGCTACCAAGTCtgtaaaaagacacaaagagagccCAAGTTCACTTGGGAGACACAAAAGATCCGGTGTAATACGATTCAGATCAAATGGCTGGTGAAATCTGACAGACGTTTGAGACAGTCGTCCTCCAGTTTTCATCAGAATTGTACATATTATGTAAACATTTGGTCAGAACACTTCCTTTGGGAATGATGGCCAACAAGTACCAGTGCTTTCCTGGCACAGCATAATGAAGAGGTCACTGATGCATCCACAACACACTGCATTCatttaaaagtgaaataatGCCACTCACACATTTCTGATTCATTATTATCTCATAGCCCTATATCAAAAAGAGGTCCATTATGCATCACTGCACCACAGGGAAACTCATGAGCAGCTCACCTATGTCACGGACCATAATGCCCTTCAGATCATCCACCTGCATCTGAGTCTCAGTGAGACGATCTGATCCTCGTGGGTCCGAGTGGTGTTTCTACATagagaaataaagacagaggAAGGTAGGGGGGAAAAGAGGGAAATTGAAAGGAGAGCAAAGGAGaggaaattgtgttttgtgattactaaatctgtatgtgtttttttatagacTAGAGAAGTAGTCTATAAAGAAAATGTTGCTCAGTATACTCAGGCTCTTGTCATACTCACCATCTGAGCTGCCAGTGTTGAGGAGAACTCACTGTTCATGGCGTAAGGCAGGGCTGTTTGTGCTCGCGACCCGTACGTTGTCTGAAAGCGCTTCTTGACCTCACTGAGGAAGCTGAATGCCCGTGACCTCTCAAAGTCCTTTAGCACAAAAAAAGTTGAGTAATTAAAGTAAGTATAAAGAGccagtgaaatgaaaaaaaaggctTGTGTATTCTGCTTTCTGTTGTTATAGACTCAAAATATTACTTCACAAACATGGGCTGGAGATGTATTTGGGTGCAATAATTGAGTGGCTGGGTTACTAACTGTACTCTATATGTAATTATTCGCATAGAGTGCATCATGCAGAAGCAGGTCAAACAGCATGAAACAAATTACAATCTCAAAGCTATTTCAAGGGACCTTTTAATATCTATTACTCAACTTCCCCACTCACCCCTAAACAAATGAATACATGAATATCTGAGCCAATCATATACTTACATCATCAGTGATGCACAGGTATATAATTCTGTCATGGCAGATGTAATGGAAGAgatagctaaaaaaaaaagaataatcatTATAGAAATACAGTTGAAAGCACACATtttaatacagtacagtacatgcatTGTAAAATGTCTAAGGAAACATTTACCAACGTATAAACAGTAATTAACGGGCTGTAACCCTATACGACACTGGTATTCTTCTCTCACCGCTTCACTGCCAAGATTTTTGAGTGAGGACACATTGCATTGTGCCTTTGTGGCATGTAATACCGCATTATTGTTTCAGGTTGTGGTTTCCTGCAGTACACCTTCTGTAAGCTCTGATATCTGAGCTTTTATTGATCTAGAGCTGGTCACATGCTTATATACGACGCTGCACCTAGGAAGGGAATGCAGCGGCCTGAAAATCCAGATTACTTGGACACAAAACCCCACTTTTAAAGGTTTTAgaggtgtgtgaatgtgcatgaAAAGACCCTGAGTGATTAAAGTAACATCACATATAAAaatggtctataaaatgtcagacaatggtgaaaaatgtcaatcagtgtttccccaaaagcccaagatgatgtcCTCAAACGTCTTGTTTTGGCCACAACCAcagaaagaaaccagaaaatattgacatttaagaagctggaatcagagaatttgtacttttttattctgaaaacaTTACTCAAACTCATAGTTGCCGATGTATTTTATAGTTGCAACCCTACTCTGATGACAAGAACAGCCTGTTTTTTTATGAGCATAGTCATAGTTGAAAATTGCTGGCAACCAAAGTTTACACTTGCCCGAGGAACCAATGGGGGTAGGTCTGCTTTTGTAACTTGTTGGTCAGGTATTTTATTCAGCACTCTAGGCCACCGTTTTTACCTATgattcagattcattctttattgtcctcGATGGAGAAAATTTGTTTTCGCAGACTGTACCAAGAGCACCTTCAACAcgaataatacacacacactacacataaTACACATTGTACACATACCTACACATAGTACACAGGAGTATAGCATaataggtaggtagatttattttgtcacaatataacaggttatagagtgaaattgagtttgtaactcccctCTGCTttgtagcagacaatatacattagtATAGAAGCAATAATAGAAATGGTGAACAGAGATAAACTATATTGAAttatgaatttgagtttaataGTCTGATAGCGtggggggaaagctgctctgcagtctggtggtgtggcagcagaaacttctatatctcttcccagaaggcagcagggtgaacaggctgtggctgggtgggtactgtcctttagtatcctatGGGATGATGAGTAGGTGACTGCagaggactgtgtgtgtgtgtgtgtgtgtgtgtgtgttcatcctACCTGCCGTGGCTGTAGGTCAATTTGTTATTCTCTGATGGGATTTTGGCCAAAATCTGTTCAGTCACTTCCAGGAAGTTTCCGCCACACCACGCATGCCTTGCCAGGATGGTGGTTCCACGAGCCACCACAGCAAACAggattgccatggcaacagctgGGGTTTCAGCTCAATCACTACACGAACAACGATAACAGTGAGACGTTACTGGAGACGAGCAGAAAGGGCTGGGGAAAGAGGAGGTTGCTCAACAGAGATGAACTCTGGTGAAACATTTGAGTGTTACGTTACAAACAGGACAGAAATGAAGGAAGGTTTGTGTAACGTTAACGTGTGAAACTAACAAGTAAGTAATTGGACGTAGTTTCACGCGCTAACGTTAGTGGCCACTAAATTAAAACTACAAGCTTAACTTACGTTGTCAcgagaaatgaaaatgaaagcaagATTTACGGTGGCTGCAAAACAACGGACCAGCTAGCTGTTGTTCACCACTGGACATAACGGCGTTAGGTAATTTAGGCAACGTCAACTGTTTATCACAATGCCACCAACTATTGCTTATAGCTAACCCAATCAACGGTGatatataataacaaataaaatacctCGATGTGTCAGCGCGTTTCAAAGTAGCTCATTTAGTGCAAATTGCAACATCTAAAGAGATTTCCTGTGCTAGCAAACTAGCTAATCCCGTTCGAGTGACTTCTGCTGCGCAAATCCTCCAGACCGGAAACGAATTCGTTCTGCTGCTAGGGAATGTAGTTCTTACACATACCTTGGCCTACCTACTTAATTGTAGTGTTTCGCTTTGTcaactacatttttttttacttcctgcTACGCCGTGTGATCGTCACATGTTTTTACCTACGTCACGTTATGGCTACAGTTGTCATTTATTGGTTTATTTTAGCCCTTGTCAAGGTCTTACAGGCAACTTACACGGTTGCAATGGATCTCTTAATCTGTTGTTATCGGTGATTGAATCTCTCGCTTTAAACATCAGTTTCTCACACAATTTGCAGTACATGAACACTCATATGTGCAAAGCTATATCAATCGAAGCCACAAATTATTACTATTCATAAACATTGAAATTAATACTTTAAATGCACATCAACATTACTGTGGAGCGCTGCTACTCTGTAAGTTGTACTATTAGTGGTACAACCCCGAGGAAATATGGAACATAATAGGACAGATAAACATTAAGTGATTGGACAAACATCGTGTCCACTTTCTTTAGACGTAGGTATAAATAATTAAAGGTATtacctctcctctgtgttttcaTGTATGTGAGGTTAATTTATAACTTATTATATTAAGTCTTAAAACAAGACAGAGCGAAGCGGccttgtcattttaatttttatctttACCAACACCATAGAGTTCTCGTTCATTGTGTCTTGTAGCCTATAAGGAAATATATTTTCCCCCAATTTGGGTTGGATGTACAAATATGTGTCTCTGTGGCTCCCAGCCTTGCTATTCAAGTATGTATCAACCACTGAGACAactcatttttaaaagaaaagacagatcAATGTAAGTTCAGGCCTGTGCAGGGCATAAGTTACTTGCAAAGCTGTGAGCTGGAACTGCAAAGTTAGGagggaaaaacatccatccatccatcgtcaaccgcttatcctgcgtacagggtcgcgggggggctggagtcaatcccagtttacattggcgaaaggcggggtacaccctggacaggtcaccagtccatcgtaGAGcggagagaaaaacatttaatggtAAAATGCTTTAAAGAGCATGTGCGCAACAAACACCCTCAATACACCTGCAAGTTTGTAGGACAATACTTCCACCACTATAACTATTTCCCCCCTGTTTCGTAGCAGTAATTTcgtgttatcatcatcatcgtcatcatcggCACTTGCCCTGTCAGACAACTGTGAGGGCTGAAACTCCACGAGGTCTGCACTGACAAACAGAGTCGTAATGTGAAGCATGGCCGGGGAAGGTGAAAAGAAGCCAGTGCTGGAGATGGTAAAAAAGAAATAGCCTTGTGTTCTTTAGTATTGTATACAGCTATATTGCTTTACCATTTTTAAACTCTGTAAGAACATATTCGGCTAATGGTTGCATTTCGACCGCCTGTAAACTTCCCACGTGGGTAGCTTCAGACGCTAGCAATGACAAAACAGCTTATAGCTGAAACCCACACTAACATTAAAAGCTGTTCTCTTTAATGTTAACCATAATTTTGGACTCAGTGGCGGTACCATACTAAAGCTAAGGTTACCTGAACTAGGGTTGCCACCCGTCCCTTAAAATACGGAATCGTCCTGTATTTCAGAACTAAATAGCGCTTTGTCCCGTATTTCCGAGTTGTCTTTAATGCAGCATCCCATGCAAATCATCCCACTCGCATTCTGTACAGACTTGCCCTTTTCTACCCCTGATTGGGTAATACTCGATGCcattgtttgtttgattaatACCGTCAGGTTCAGGGCCAGTCAGATAAGTGAGGGTCTCTTGGCAGGGAGTCTAGCTGAAACAACGGCGGCGGGAGCAGCAGCTCGAGAAACCCCCTGCGTCCCCTCTGTAACGAAAGCGGATTCAAAAGACGACGAGTGGGA
This portion of the Micropterus dolomieu isolate WLL.071019.BEF.003 ecotype Adirondacks linkage group LG19, ASM2129224v1, whole genome shotgun sequence genome encodes:
- the sybl1 gene encoding vesicle-associated membrane protein 7, giving the protein MAILFAVVARGTTILARHAWCGGNFLEVTEQILAKIPSENNKLTYSHGSYLFHYICHDRIIYLCITDDDFERSRAFSFLSEVKKRFQTTYGSRAQTALPYAMNSEFSSTLAAQMKHHSDPRGSDRLTETQMQVDDLKGIMVRDIDLVAQRGEKLELLIDKTENLVDSSVTFKTTSRNLARAMCMKNLKLTVVIVLVCLVVLYIIVSAACGGLSWPSCVK